A genomic segment from Bosea sp. OAE506 encodes:
- a CDS encoding rhodanese-like domain-containing protein, translating into MPQTITKGYKALLAEAEAVVETLSVEQAQALLGRDDVVFVDLRDPRELEREGRMPEAFHCPRGMLEFWIDPESPYAKPVFQQDKRFVFFCAGGWRSALAAKAAQEMGLKPVAHVAGGFGAWKKAGAPFDAAEPRDPAAKATA; encoded by the coding sequence ATGCCGCAGACCATCACCAAGGGCTACAAGGCGTTGCTGGCGGAAGCCGAGGCCGTCGTCGAGACGTTGAGCGTCGAACAGGCGCAGGCGCTGCTGGGCCGCGACGACGTCGTCTTCGTCGATCTGCGCGATCCGCGCGAGCTGGAGCGGGAAGGGCGGATGCCCGAGGCGTTCCACTGCCCGCGCGGCATGCTCGAGTTCTGGATCGATCCCGAGAGCCCCTATGCCAAGCCGGTCTTCCAGCAGGACAAGCGCTTCGTGTTCTTCTGCGCCGGGGGCTGGCGCTCGGCGCTGGCGGCGAAGGCCGCGCAGGAAATGGGGCTGAAGCCCGTGGCGCATGTCGCAGGCGGATTCGGCGCCTGGAAGAAGGCCGGCGCGCCTTTCGATGCGGCCGAGCCCCGCGATCCGGCTGCGAAGGCGACCGCGTGA
- a CDS encoding gamma-glutamylcyclotransferase family protein: MPLYFAYGLNMDSAGMAQRCPRSKPLGLARLPRHRFLVTTDGYASVVRDPREEVHGVLWDCSLGDIRTLDKFEDLASGLYVKISQPVIVPGGAKRALVYIGRSGDPGRPKPGYMETVIAAAKHWALPESYVAGLNRFLSKPTLDLKTIAQDAGDLPPGPVAGVRPRALAPK; this comes from the coding sequence ATGCCCCTCTACTTCGCCTACGGCCTCAACATGGACTCAGCCGGCATGGCGCAGCGCTGCCCGCGCTCCAAGCCGCTGGGGCTCGCGCGCCTGCCGCGCCACCGCTTCCTCGTCACCACGGACGGCTACGCGTCCGTCGTCCGCGACCCGCGCGAGGAGGTCCATGGCGTGCTCTGGGACTGTTCGCTCGGCGATATCCGCACGCTCGACAAGTTCGAGGACCTCGCCAGCGGGCTCTACGTGAAGATCAGCCAGCCGGTGATCGTGCCCGGCGGCGCCAAGCGCGCGCTCGTCTATATCGGCCGCTCGGGCGATCCCGGCCGGCCCAAGCCCGGCTATATGGAAACGGTTATCGCCGCAGCCAAACACTGGGCTCTGCCAGAGAGTTACGTCGCCGGCCTGAATCGCTTTCTGAGCAAGCCGACTCTGGATCTGAAGACGATTGCTCAGGATGCGGGCGACCTGCCGCCGGGGCCGGTCGCGGGCGTCCGGCCGCGCGCGCTCGCGCCGAAATAG
- a CDS encoding isovaleryl-CoA dehydrogenase, which translates to MLANAPRPFNFDLGETADAIRDTVHAFAQEKIAPRAQEIDQTNQFPRDLWPQMGALGLHGITVKEEDGGAGLGYLEHVVAIEEVSRASASVGLSYGAHSNLCVNQIARNGNAAQKAKYLPKLISGEHVGALAMSEPGAGSDVVSMKTKAVKKGDRYVLTGNKMWITNGPIAETLVVYAKTDPEAGSKGITAFLIEKGMKGFSTHQKLDKLGMRGSDTCELVFEECEVPEENVLGAVGRGVNVLMSGLDYERVVLAAGPLGIMQAALDVVMPYVHERKQFGQAIGEFQLVQGKIADMYVMMNACKAYVYSVAKACDRGETTREDAAGAILIAAEKATQIALDAIQLLGGNGYINDYPTGRLLRDAKLYEIGAGTSEIRRMLIGRELFQKTR; encoded by the coding sequence ATGCTCGCCAATGCGCCCCGCCCCTTCAATTTCGACCTCGGCGAAACCGCCGACGCCATCCGCGACACGGTCCATGCCTTCGCGCAGGAGAAGATCGCGCCGCGCGCCCAGGAGATCGACCAGACGAACCAGTTCCCGCGCGATCTCTGGCCGCAGATGGGCGCGCTCGGTCTGCACGGCATTACGGTCAAGGAGGAGGATGGCGGCGCGGGCCTGGGCTATCTCGAGCATGTCGTCGCGATCGAGGAGGTCTCCCGCGCCTCGGCCTCGGTCGGCCTCTCCTACGGCGCCCACAGCAATCTCTGCGTCAACCAGATCGCCCGCAACGGCAACGCCGCCCAGAAGGCGAAGTACCTGCCCAAGCTGATCTCGGGCGAGCATGTCGGCGCGCTCGCCATGTCCGAGCCCGGCGCGGGCTCCGACGTCGTCTCGATGAAGACGAAGGCGGTGAAGAAAGGCGACCGCTACGTCCTCACCGGCAACAAGATGTGGATCACCAATGGCCCCATCGCCGAGACGCTGGTCGTGTACGCCAAGACCGATCCCGAGGCCGGCTCGAAGGGCATCACCGCCTTCCTGATCGAGAAGGGCATGAAGGGCTTCTCGACCCATCAGAAGCTCGACAAGCTCGGCATGCGCGGCTCCGACACCTGCGAACTGGTCTTCGAGGAGTGCGAGGTCCCCGAGGAGAACGTGCTGGGCGCGGTCGGGCGCGGCGTCAACGTGCTGATGAGCGGGCTGGACTATGAGCGCGTCGTTCTAGCGGCCGGCCCGCTCGGCATCATGCAGGCGGCGCTCGACGTGGTCATGCCCTATGTCCATGAGCGCAAGCAGTTCGGCCAGGCGATCGGCGAGTTCCAGCTCGTTCAGGGCAAGATCGCCGACATGTATGTGATGATGAACGCCTGCAAGGCCTATGTGTATTCCGTCGCCAAGGCCTGCGACCGCGGCGAGACCACCCGCGAGGACGCCGCCGGCGCCATCCTGATCGCAGCCGAGAAGGCGACCCAGATCGCGCTCGACGCCATCCAGCTGCTCGGCGGCAACGGCTACATCAACGACTACCCGACCGGCCGCCTGCTGCGCGACGCGAAGCTCTACGAGATCGGCGCCGGCACCAGCGAGATCCGGCGCATGCTGATCGGACGGGAGCTGTTCCAGAAGACGAGGTGA
- a CDS encoding CorA family divalent cation transporter: MNAPTALPDAQSRIGIIWAYRFDAEGVPSLIDRDSVPDVAPGAGFVWIHLDLVHSRAKDWITQQPWLPAAAEDMFVSTETHQRLEHSAGLVWGVSHDLVRDVAADSDRVGPLYWIVGERLLLTGRREALQSIRLAADALNRGETIESPVLLFEFIIEHIIDDVARAVVRLMDETDGVEDQVLADSFDDAPARVGAVRRMAVRLHRQLGGLLLLFRRFAETSSGRKSPDEVKAAATRLLQRIDGLHHDVQSVQDRARLLQDEMSARTASQTNRQLYVLSILTALFMPATFITGLFGINVKGLPWMEHDLGALFVALTCLGAALLTLVLLRRRGVIGG, from the coding sequence ATGAACGCCCCCACCGCCCTCCCCGATGCGCAGTCGCGCATCGGCATCATCTGGGCCTATCGCTTCGATGCCGAAGGCGTGCCCTCGCTGATCGATCGGGACAGCGTGCCGGACGTCGCGCCGGGGGCCGGCTTCGTCTGGATCCATCTCGATCTCGTCCACAGCCGCGCCAAGGACTGGATCACGCAGCAGCCCTGGCTGCCGGCGGCGGCGGAGGACATGTTCGTCTCCACCGAGACGCATCAGCGGCTGGAACATTCCGCGGGCCTGGTCTGGGGCGTCTCGCATGATCTCGTGCGCGACGTCGCCGCCGATTCCGACCGCGTCGGCCCGCTCTACTGGATCGTCGGCGAGCGCCTGCTGCTGACCGGCCGGCGTGAGGCGCTGCAGTCGATCCGCCTGGCCGCCGATGCGCTGAACCGCGGCGAGACCATCGAGAGCCCGGTGCTGCTCTTCGAATTCATCATTGAGCACATCATCGACGACGTCGCCCGGGCCGTGGTGCGACTGATGGACGAAACCGACGGCGTCGAGGACCAGGTGCTGGCCGACAGCTTCGACGACGCGCCCGCCCGCGTCGGCGCGGTCCGGCGCATGGCGGTCAGGCTGCATCGCCAGCTCGGCGGGCTGCTGCTGCTGTTCCGCCGCTTCGCCGAAACCAGCTCCGGTCGCAAATCGCCCGACGAGGTCAAGGCCGCCGCCACCCGCCTGCTGCAGCGCATCGACGGCCTGCATCATGATGTCCAGTCGGTGCAGGACCGTGCCCGCCTTTTGCAGGACGAGATGTCAGCGCGCACCGCGAGCCAGACCAACCGCCAGCTCTACGTGCTCTCGATCCTGACGGCGCTGTTCATGCCGGCGACCTTCATCACCGGCCTGTTCGGCATCAATGTGAAGGGCCTGCCCTGGATGGAGCACGATCTCGGCGCGCTCTTCGTCGCGCTGACCTGCCTGGGCGCCGCGCTGCTGACCCTGGTGCTGCTGCGCCGTCGCGGGGTGATCGGCGGGTGA